One Neomonachus schauinslandi chromosome 9, ASM220157v2, whole genome shotgun sequence DNA segment encodes these proteins:
- the SRSF5 gene encoding serine/arginine-rich splicing factor 5, whose translation MSGCRVFIGRLNPAAREKDVERFFKGYGRIRDIDLKRGFGFVEFEDPRDADDAVYELDGKELCSERVTIEHARARSRGGRGRGRYSDRFSSRRPRNDRRNAPPVRTENRLIVENLSSRVSWQDLKDFMRQAGEVTFADAHRPKLNEGVVEFASYGDLKNAIEKLSGKEINGRKIKLIEGSKRHSRSRSRSRSRTRSSSRSRSRSRSRSRKSYSRSRSRSRSRSKSRSVSRSPVPEKSQKRGSSSRSKSPASVDRQRSRSRSRSRSRSVDSGN comes from the exons ATGAGTGGTTGTCGAGTATTCATCGGGAGGCTAAATCCAGCGGCCAGGGAAAAAGACGTGGAAAGATTCTTCAAGGGGTATGGACGAATAAGAGATATTGATCTGAAAAGAGGTTTTGGTTTTGTG GAATTTGAGGATCCCAGGGATGCAGATGATGCTGTATATGAACTCGATGGAAAAGAACTGTGCAGTGAAAG GGTTACTATTGAACATGCTAGGGCTCGGTCTCGAGGTGGACGAGGTAGAGGACGCTATTCTGACCGTTTTAGTAGTCGCAGACCTCGAAATGATAGACG AAATGCTCCACCTGTAAGAACAGAAAATCGGCTTATAGTTGAGAATTTATCTTCAAGAGTCAGCTGGCAG GATCTCAAAGATTTCATGAGACAAGCTGGGGAAGTAACCTTTGCGGATGCACATCGACCTAAATTAAATGAAGG GGTGGTTGAGTTTGCCTCTTATGGTGATTTAAAGAATGCTATTGAAAAACTTTCCggaaaggaaataaatgggagaaaaatcaaattaatcgAAGGCAGCAAAAGGCACAG tAGGTCACGAAGCAGGTCTCGTTCCAGGACCAGGAGTTCCTCTAGGTCTCGTAGCCGGTCTCGTTCCCGGAGTCGCAAGTCTTACAGCAGGTCCAGGAGcaggagccggagccggagcaaATCCCGTTCTGTTAGTAGGTCTCCTGTGCCTGAGAAGAGCCAGAAACGTGGTTCTTCAAGTAGATCTAAGTCTCCAGCATCTGTGGATCGTCAGAGGTCCAGGTCCCGATCCCGGTCAAGGTCCAGATCAGTTGACAGTGGCAATTAA